The Castor canadensis chromosome 8, mCasCan1.hap1v2, whole genome shotgun sequence genome contains a region encoding:
- the Mlc1 gene encoding membrane protein MLC1 isoform X2 has protein sequence MDYLRCAAGSCIPSAIVGFAVARRNINAIPNFQILFVSTFAVTTTCLIWFGCKLVLNPSAININFNLILLLLLELLMAATVIISARSSEDPCRRKKGSISEGTNILEEVMFPARVLKSYSVVEVIAGVSAVLGGIIALNVEEAVSGPHLSVTFFWILVACFPSAIASHVTAECPSKCLVEVLIAISSLTSPLLFTASGYLSFSVMRVVEIFKDYPPAIKSYDLLLLLLLLVLLLQGGLNTGTAIQCVSFKVSARMQSASWDAHTVPQERPAGEVARSPLKEFDKEKAWRAVVVQMAQ, from the exons ATTCCCAACTTTCAGATATTGTTCGTTTCCACATTTGCTGTCACTACTACATGCTTAATCTGGTTTGGATGCAAACTGGTCCTGAATCCATCAGCAATAAAT ATTAACTTCAACCTCATTCTGCTCCTCTTGCTGGAGCTTCTCATGGCAGCCACAGTGATCATCTCTGCAAGGTCCAGCGAGGATCCGTGCAGGAGGAAGAAG GGATCCATCTCTGAAGGCACCAACATTCTGGAAGAAGTGATGTTTCCCGCTCGGGTCCTCAAGTCCTACTCT GTGGTAGAGGTGATTGCTGGCGTCTCTGCTGTCCTTGGTGGTATCATCGCTCTGAATGTGGAGGAGGCTGTCTCAGGCCCACACCTCTCAGTGACATTCTTTTGGATTTTAGTGGCC tgtttcccaAGTGCCATCGCCAGTCACGTGACAGCAGAATGCCCCAGCAAGTGTCTG GTGGAGGTGCTGATTGCCATCAGCAGCCTCACGTCCCCGCTGCTGTTCACAGCCTCAGGATACTTGTCCTTCAGCGTGATGAGAGTCGTGGAGATTTTTAAAGATTACCCACCAGCCATCAAG TCCTACGAcctgctcctgctgctgctgctgttggtgCTTCTGCTTCAGGGGGGCCTCAACACAGGTACGGCCATCCAGTGTGTGAGTTTCAAGGTCAGTGCAAGGATGCAGAGTGCGTCCTGGGACGCCCATACAGTCCCTCAGGAGCGGCCAGCAGGGGAG GTGGCTAGAAGCCCCCTAAAGGAGTTTGACAAGGAGAAAGCCTGGAGAGCCGTTGTGGTGCAAATGGCCCAGTGA